A part of Cannabis sativa cultivar Pink pepper isolate KNU-18-1 chromosome 6, ASM2916894v1, whole genome shotgun sequence genomic DNA contains:
- the LOC115724633 gene encoding fatty acid desaturase 4-like 1, chloroplastic, whose translation MSTFTAEKKHHTMESQYNNNSNTISSPKNNETQLDPTMLSTWSHRAWLASGSTAVLLSLAKLAIGVTNSKDHNFWLVALSSTVACVVGFVVVDLASGVYHWAADNYGCASTPIFGYQAEAFQLHHEFPMRITRHEFVNRTHPFACVVTFLVLPIHLFWDHPIIHGFVGVFFGCVIFTQQFHVWAHGAKNQLPPLVVALQDLHILVGRSQHEAHHRPPYNCNYCVISGFWNAFLDKNKIFKALEKLLFLKFGVKPNSWS comes from the coding sequence ATGTCGACCTTTACAGCCGAAAAAAAGCACCATACAATGGAATCCCAATACAACAACAACTCCAACACAATATCATCACCTAAGAATAACGAAACCCAGCTTGACCCAACCATGTTGTCCACATGGTCACATCGCGCATGGCTCGCATCCGGCTCCACCGCTGTGCTTCTATCTCTCGCTAAGCTAGCAATTGGTGTGACCAACTCTAAAGACCATAATTTTTGGCTGGTGGCCCTTAGTAGTACGGTTGCTTGTGTTGTTGGATTTGTGGTAGTTGACCTTGCATCTGGAGTGTACCACTGGGCAGCTGACAACTATGGCTGTGCCTCTACTCCAATCTTTGGCTACCAAGCAGAGGCTTTTCAACTCCACCATGAGTTCCCAATGAGGATTACTAGGCATGAGTTTGTTAATAGGACACATCCCTTTGCTTGCGTTGTCACTTTTCTTGTGCTCCCTATACACCTATTTTGGGACCATCCCATCATTCATGGATTTGTTGGTGTCTTCTTTGGCTGCGTTATTTTTACCCAACAATTTCACGTTTGGGCCCATGGTGCGAAGAATCAGCTTCCGCCACTTGTGGTTGCGCTGCAAGATCTTCACATCTTGGTAGGGCGTTCGCAACACGAAGCCCACCATAGGCCGCCTTATAACTGCAATTATTGCGTAATAAGTGGCTTTTGGAATGCTTTCTTGGAtaagaataaaatttttaaagcaTTGGAAAAACTCTTATTTCTCAAATTTGGTGTCAAACCCAACTCTTGGTCCTAA